A single Choristoneura fumiferana chromosome 9, NRCan_CFum_1, whole genome shotgun sequence DNA region contains:
- the LOC141431466 gene encoding uncharacterized protein yields the protein METEPVTAFEIIMILLKICLTIVYICTCLYDCYCGIRDRNRPPIGMIQVPRERHQEGNNPIPNGIPHVIPNGIPHGIPNGIPHGIPNGIPNGIPHGIPNGIPHGIPNGIPHGIPNGIPRGIPNGIPHGIPNGIL from the exons ATGGAAACAGAACCTGTGACTGCCTTTGAAATAATA ATGATcctgttaaaaatatgtttaaccATTGTCTACATCTGCACCTGTCTATACGATTGCTACTGTGGTATCAGAGACCGGAATAGGCCACCCATAGGAATGATCCAAGTTCCCAGAGAACGACACCAGGAAGGAAATAATCCTATACCCAACGGTATACCCCATGTTATACCCAACGGTATACCCCATGGTATACCCAACGGTATACCCCATGGTATACCCAACGGTATACCCAACGGCATACCCCATGGTATACCCAACGGCATACCCCATGGTATACCCAACGGTATACCCCATGGTATACCCAACGGTATACCCCGTGGTATACCCAACGGTATACCCCATGGTATACCCAACGGTATATTATGA
- the LOC141430880 gene encoding uncharacterized protein — protein sequence MYFVFKNSLADYNATFIRITQIPTLFEILSKVKNGFLCDFIFAILAFIILCICSIYIKWIAEVCCYGRRRDSICLEDLRRRREIEMLPPTYDEAIKTAGTEAVRRRSNQTVGSVNLNADVNETPLNREACTHDDSGNGDNGDDSGVTSNLGEDFEVSSSSKVRRASKFNSPDDSGIQSTTGNDTVDKFDDLSSKYDTASENSAGGGDSLRAPSPWIDF from the exons atgtactttgtattcaaaaactcattggcagattataatgccacttttattagaatcacccaaataccaactttatttgaaattttatctAAAGTCAAAAATGGATTTCTTTGTGATTTTATCTTCGCAATACTG GCGTTCATAATATTGTGCATCTGTTCTATTTACATCAAATGGATAGCTGAGGTTTGCTGTTACGGTAGACGACGAGACAGTATTTGCTTAGAGGATTTACGACGAAGACGAGAAATCGAGATGCTACCACCGACTTACGATGAAGCTATCAAAACGGCTGGTACTGAAGCTGTAAGACGACGTTCGAATCAAACTGTTGGATCCGTTAATTTAAATGCTGATGTTAACGAGACTCCATTAAATAGAGAGGCTTGTACACACGATGACTCTGGAAATGGTGATAATGGGGATGACAGCGGTGTTACATCCAATTTAGGGGAAGATTTTGAAGTGAGTTCCAGTAGTAAAGTCAGAAGAGCAAGTAAATTTAACTCTCCAGATGACAGCGGTATTCAGTCTACTACTGGTAATGATACTGTTGACAAATTTGATGATTTAAGTAGCAAATATGACACTGCTAGTGAAAACAGCGCAGGAGGAGGAGACTCATTAAGAGCGCCATCACCTTGGATTGATTTTTAa
- the LOC141431467 gene encoding uncharacterized protein codes for MDHTVLAVLGILMVLCLILFIGIYICKWIYEFYYWIKEKIWPSRETNEVPSGNIQSMTPIELRLPSYEEAISQLSDLTTRRRRRRRRNHSHNDVASDNVNNIERGVINTQLDGESTGDSNNGESSNENGNSNTRESENDRFNVTLSFGENNVVRFSSNNENGNESNAADDSGVKSGSGDDTTDKLDNMSISSIYETASGSSAGGGDSRAPSPWINF; via the exons ATGGACCATACAGTACTTGCTGTTTTAGGAATAttg atgGTCCtgtgtttaatattatttatcggTATCTATATTTGCAAATGGATATACGAATTCTACTACTGGATTAAAGAGAAGATCTGGCCATCCAGAGAGACAAATGAAGTTCCCTCAGGAAATATACAAAGTATGACACCAATTGAGCTGCGACTGCCTAGTTACGAAGAAGCTATTAGTCAACTTAGCGATTTAACTACAAGACGACGGCGACGACGACGTCGAAACCATAGTCACAATGACGTGGCATCTGATAATGTTAATAATATTGAAAGAGGTGTAATTAATACACAATTAGATGGAGAGTCTACAGGAGACAGCAATAATGGGGAAAGCAGCAATGAGAATGGAAACAGTAATACACGTGAATCGGAAAATGATAGATTTAATGTCACCTTAAGTTTCGGGGAAAATAATGTTGTAAGATTTAGTAGTAACAACGAAAATGGCAATGAATCTAATGCTGCAGATGATAGCGGCGTGAAATCTGGTAGTGGTGATGATACTACTGACAAACTTGATAATATGAGTATTAGTAGCATATATGAGACTGCTAGTGGTAGCAGCGCAGGAGGTGGAGATTCCAGGGCACCGTCACCTtggattaatttttaa